Proteins from a single region of Malassezia restricta chromosome IV, complete sequence:
- a CDS encoding 8-amino-7-oxononanoate synthase has translation MLDEQLTHALRVREAEGRRRRLLLSDAAEAERLARLVDFSSNDYVSVARNPRVRRAWLERLGASDEAFGSTGSRLLDGDSTTHTQLEHKLAAYFHAPAALLCNTGFDANVSLLSTIPQPGDAIVYDELVHASMHDGMRKSRAQTCVAFRHNDPADLDRVLTNLRPHNNVFLALESVYSMDGTICALPDLIKVLERHAPHRNTRHILVDEAHGAGVYGQGGRGVCNALHCHVSARLVTFGKAFGCAGAVLLVPVLWREYLLNYARPLIYSTALPPSQAAAIDVVISAWERGEMEAAVQMLHTRVAELYTALGLRSDAALPPAPIVQVRSAHAKRLAAHVQAAGFLVRAVCYPTVPRDKERVRVCVHAHNTAEDVARLAHVLRTLSLL, from the coding sequence atgctcgacgagcaaCTGACacacgcgctgcgtgtgcgaGAGGCCGAgggccgacgacgacgactgCTTCTTTCTGACGCGGCAGAAGCAGAGCGGCTTGCGCGTCTCGTTGATTTTTCATCAAACGATTACGTGTCGGTAGCTCGGAATCCGCGCGTCcgccgcgcatggctcgagcgGCTCGGCGCGTCTGACGAGGCGTTTGGCAGTACGGGCAGCCGTCTTTTGGATGGCGATTCCACGACACATACCCAGCTTGAGCACAAGCTTGCCGCATACTTCCATGCACCGGCTGCGCTCTTATGTAACACGGGCTTTGACGCGAATGTCTCCCTGCTGTCTACGATACCCCAACCAGGCGACGCGATTGTCTATGACGAACTCGTCCATGCGAGTATGCACGATGGCAtgcgcaagtcgcgcgcACAGACGTGTGTCGCATTTCGGCACAATGATCCTGCTGACCTCGACCGCGTTCTTACGAATTTGCGTCCGCACAACAATGTATTTCTGGCGCTCGAGAGCGTGTACAGTATGGATGGTACGATCTGCGCACTGCCAGACCTCATAAAGGTGCTTGAGCGGCATGCGCCCCATCGGAATACGCGGCACATTCttgtcgacgaggcgcatggAGCGGGCGTGTATGGCCAGGGTGGCCGTGGCGTTTGTAATGCACTGCATTGTCATGTCTCGGCCCGACTCGTCACGTTTGGCAAGGCTTTTGGATGTGCGGgggccgtgctgctcgtTCCCGTGCTATGGCGCGAGTATTTGCTGAACTATGCTCGGCCGCTCATCTACTCTACAGCCCTGCCACCCAGCCAGGCAGCTGCCATCGATGTCGTCATCTCGGCCTGGGAACGTGGCGAGATGGAGGCAGCCGTACAGATGCTACACACGCGTGTGGCTGAGCTGTACACGGCCCTTGGTCTgcgcagcgacgcggcCTTACCGCCCGCCCCGATCGTGCAGGTACGCAGTGCGCACGCCAAGCGACTCGCTGCCCACGTCCAAGCCGCCGGCTTTTTGGTTCGGGCCGTGTGTTATCCCACCGTTCCACGCGACAaggagcgcgtgcgtgtatgtgtgcatgcgcataaCACGGCAGAAGACGTAGCTCGTCTCGCtcatgtgctgcgcacgttGTCGTTGTTATGA
- a CDS encoding Vam6/Vps39-like protein vacuolar protein sorting-associated protein 39, which produces MPDVYVPRVVVDRVPDATALGACDGRVYVGTSHGSIFEMGAPDVELSRGRHRRIDQISSIPGTPYMACMADGYVSVSTPASLDTPTSLPLSRGASFLVAGSWLEAHSAETSIAASTSQRALGLRSMDEVAREKQKAPQNALVSMLAIACRRRRCVVMYRWVDGAFWDAKVHPLPRGPQTLALLTEGQALVAGYGHYEYVRVVIPPAHASSVAWRLPPSDALTSATWVDTHAWDTYAVPVEGDGDDASWWGRTDRPWAISLAHGVLVSTPRRGVVIDAHGRILPPSLPWSAVPYGGIACAPYVLLREADGSLGVYMQSTLRRAQSMTLPAGPVQLLTDPPHVYAHGSLYALDVCGLEAQLDALTAAGAYAEALDMLNAEPIDKDARAHVGLAAFVDGAFDTGMDVFMDVDMNPAYVLALYPASLTGPLAKPPSQWSALFGTRLPVHAESDAFTSPQALDALVRYLNDRRRLLRSGSLPPPTAEAVDTQCLQQLRMCDCTPDTISTHEAVAMAQVVDTALLTVFLRTKPSLVGALCRVDNWCDLAQVRTQLEARHMHQALVSLYRTRGMHTEALAQLPEPEDMAAYLDTLGPEHTDLILSHARKVLDVAPALGLSIFTSDTHLTQLPPERVAPDLAPTYPATCLAYLEAVMTVRDVAPALHTLRARLHLDACRHGAPLDAFIAFLRSSTHYDADALLLEDLPWPLVRSVLLGRLGHYVEALHLLLVEAHLVSEAEAFCVEHSTSAGPDLYATLLRLVRTHAPEHLLRVCEGVLTQHAKDVPLPDILALLPPEWPVQRVQALLLRNLHAQASDRVQQRIESALSTAHRAALDQSVRIQRQARVLVTDHSTCEQCGRRLGESVLAVVPATGATMHYYCAMQHT; this is translated from the coding sequence ATGCCAGATGTGTatgtgccgcgcgtcgtggtggACCGTGTGCCGGACGCCACAGCGCTGGGAGCGTGTGATGGACGCGTGTATGTAGGCACGTCGCATGGGTCCATATTTGAGATGGGCGCGCCGGACGTCGAACTGAGTCGTGgtcgccaccgccgcatCGACCAAATCAGCAGCATTCCTGGCACACCGTATATGGCGTGTATGGCGGATGGGTATGTGAGTGTAAGCACGCCTGCCTCCCTCGATACGCCAACGTCCCTTCCTCTttcgcgcggcgcctcgttTCTCGTTGCAGGCTCATGGCTCGAGGCCCACAGCGCAGAGACGTCTATCGCCGCGAGCACGTCGCAGCGAGCATTAGGTCTGCGCAGTATGGACGAGGTCGCACGCGAAAAGCAGAAAGCGCCACAAAATGCGCTTGTATCGATGCTGGCGATAGCAtgtcgccgtcgtcgctgcgTTGTGATGTACCGATGGGTCGATGGTGCGTTCTGGGACGCCAAAGTCCACCCACTTCCACGCGGACCACAAACATTAGCTCTACTGACAGAGGGCCAGGCGCTGGTCGCAGGATATGGTCATTATGAGTACGTGCGTGTCGTGATTCCACCTGCGCATGCGTCCAGCGTCGCATGGCGTCTGCCGCCGAGTGATGCTCTGACGTCGGCCACATGGGTCGACACACATGCATGGGACACGTATGCCGTGCCCGTCGAGGGTGATGGCGATGATGCGAGCTGGTGGGGCCGAACAGACCGTCCCTGGGCTATCTCACTGGCACATGGCGTGCTGGTGTCTACGCCACGGCGCGGTGTAGTCATCGACGCACACGGTCGCATCCTGCCGCCTTCGCTGCCATGGAGTGCCGTGCCGTATGGTGGCATAGCTTGTGCGCCGTACGTCCTCTTGCGCGAAGCGGATGGCTCACTTGGCGTATACATGCAatcgacgctgcgccgaGCGCAGTCTATGACGTTGCCAGCTGGGCCCGTGCAGCTCCTCACTGACCCCCCGCATGTTTACGCACACGGCTCGCTGTATGCCCTCGACGTATGTGGACTTGAGGCGCAACTAGATGCTCTCACGGCAGCGGGCGCGTATGCGGAGGCTCTCGACATGCTGAATGCCGAACCAATCGACAAggacgcacgcgctcatGTGGGCCTAGCAGCGTTTGTGGATGGCGCCTTTGATACTGGTATGGACGTGTTTATGGACGTGGATATGAATCCCGCGTACGTACTGGCCCTATACCCTGCCTCACTCACGGGCCCGCTTGCCAAGCCACCCTCACAGTGGTCTGCTCTATTTGGCACGCGGCTTCCGGTGCATGCCGAGAGTGACGCGTTCACGTCACCCCAAGCTTTGGACGCACTCGTGCGTTATCTCAATGACCGCCGGCGCCTCTTGCGCAGTGGCTCGCTTCCTCCACCCACGGCTGAAGCCGTCGATACCCAATgtctgcagcagctgcgcatgtgTGACTGCACACCCGACACGATCTCGACCCATGAGGCTGTAGCGATGGCGCAAGTCGTCGACACGGCACTTTTGACGGTGTTTCTCCGTACCAAGCCGAGCCTGGTGGGGGCCTTGTGCCGCGTGGATAACTGGTGCGACCTGGCACAGGTACGCACTCAGCTGgaggcgcggcacatgcatcaGGCGCTTGTGTCGCTCTACCGCACGCGGGGTATGCACACAGAGGCACTTGCTCAGCTGCCTGAGCCAGAAGACATGGCCGCCTACCTCGACACGTTAGGGCCCGAGCACACGGACCTCATCTTGAGCCATGCACGAAAGGTGCTCGACGTGGCGCCTGCACTCGGCCTCTCGATTTTCACATCCGATACGCACTTGACGCAGCTCCCACCGGAGCGTGTTGCACCAGACTTGGCACCCACCTACCCCGCCACGTGCCTCGCCTACCTCGAGGCTGTCATGACCGTGCGTGACGTCGCGCCTGCTCTACATACACTGCGTGCACGTCTGCATCTGGATGCGTGCCGACACGGTGCTCCTCTAGATGCCTTCATCGCATTCCTGCGCTCATCCACCCACTACGATGCCGATGCATTGTTGCTCGAAGACCTGCCGTGGCCGCTCGTTCGGTCCGTGCTACTAGGTCGTCTAGGGCATTATGTGGAGGCATTGCACCTGCTCCTCGTGGAGGCGCACCTTGTGTCGGAGGCCGAAGCGTTTTGTGTGGAACATAGCACCTCGGCTGGCCCCGACCTGTACGCCACGCTCTTGCGTCTGGTGCGCACACATGCACCCGAACACTTGCTTCGCGTCTGTGAGGGTGTGCTTACGCAGCATGCGAAGGACGTGCCATTACCTGATATATTGGCCCTCTTGCCGCCTGAATGGCccgtgcagcgcgtccaAGCGCTGCTTTTGCGCAACTTGCATGCTCAGGCATCCGATCGggtgcagcagcgcatcgaaaGCGCACTATCCACGGCCcatcgcgcggcgctggatcaAAGCGTGCGAATCCAGCGCCAAGCACGTGTGCTTGTCACGGATCACAGCACGTGCGAGCAGTGTGGGCGGCGCCTGGGTGAGTCGGTCCtggccgtcgtgcctgCGACGGGCGCAACCATGCATTACTActgcgccatgcagcatACGTAG
- a CDS encoding RNA-binding protein translates to MSLPEGRHNRILFVKNLNYNIHGGDLYELFGRYGAIRQIRLGTSQQTRGTAFVVFEEANDAKNAIANLNGFHLMERYIVVLYHVPSRLSGKGSIDQREEELAKAKQQFGIHDES, encoded by the coding sequence ATGTCGCTGCCAGAGGGCCGGCACAATCGTATCTTGTTTGTGAAAAACTTGAACTACAATATACATGGCGGGGATCTGTATGAGCTATTTGGTCGTTATGGCGCGATTCGTCAGATTCGACTAGGCACGTCACAGCagacgcgcggcacagcTTTTGTTGTGTTTGAAGAGGCCAACGACGCGAAAAATGCCATTGCCAACTTGAATGGTTTTCATCTTATGGAACGTTATATTGTTGTGTTGTATCATGTGCCATCGCGCTTATCGGGCAAGGGATCCATTGACCAACGCGAAGAGGAGCTGGCGAAGGCTAAGCAACAATTTGGCATCCATGACGAATCATGA
- a CDS encoding chitin synthase, which yields MSFPTDSMQPTGNVNRKPSVTFQEQNRPSRPTSHEDLRGNKGQHFGFSRHHSSDNLSQDVESGRSGMARKKSLVRPERERIDPNHRQWYYRNHAAQMDQNRNSNVVYMPSSTGFLPQHGALPSGSGMAGFMGPGGGVSGYGVTGSKAPPPMNFHRGTSLRRGKSILGQNDDKVESGIHFLRRGVSMRRVPPGNPDLANDNDDKQPETKAGSFDWIAPGPVGPWMIYCWFITCCITSSCLNMVGIKTPEQQRAWREKMGLMVIILCLMAIVGYITFGFTETVCGIQNRYLLDEVFKNKTHSSSALVGGKTLSLDDWTHKPFPGDDNPKYINLTTNPIAYTYLYGADHGANLNLLFQKTGDACEGILEPVPNQNPPRYFKCAILRRRFPSGSRIFEDPGACHTVETRSKIMSNSTDIPVHGTAFVSWDQLKDYDNYLFYRSAVIDLNILEYSDAKLTPFMQELKNNDTKKEWTKMDVTAKAMRRGLTKELDCLKQLGSIASLDVDSYGCIASKVELVVSMIVIVGVVGIKFLFALFFAWCLSWRIGNYDKESYAQRMKRMNDMEDWSEDIYRPAPAGYRPNVKKPFLPTTSRFNQMYQKPQARPTTMERKIAAARMGTNSVVGSPPHSPMLATARSSTSITQPMLPSSQSIHSSNSGSESPWGPCPFPLWNVVPQPPASYQPFNFPLVHTICLVTAYSESIEGLRTTLDSLSTTNYPNSHKLLLVIADGIVKGADSDVSTPDICLSMMKDLVVPPEEVEGYSYVAIADGSKRHNMAKVYAGFYDYDDQTVERSKQQRVPMILIAKCGSMLELDSAKPGNRGKRDSQVVLMAFMQKVLFDERMTQFEYEFFNAIWRVTGITPENYEIVLMVDADTKVFPDSLTRMVASMVQDPEIMGLCGETKIANKAQTWVTMIQVFEYYISHHQTKGFESCFGVVTCLPGCFSAYRIKAPKGPKGFYVPILANPDIVEHYSENVVDTLHKKNLLLLGEDRYLTTLMLKTFPKRKLMFVPSAVCKTVVPDAFRVLRSQRRRWINSTVHNLFELIQVNGLCGTFCFSMRFVVFMDTVGTLVLPAAIAFTVYVVITAILTPIQNQGKDSGEKKEFPTLPLVLLALILGLPGVLIVVTSRRFMYVIWMLIYLISLPIWNLVLPTYAYWHMDDFSWGATRVVQGEKKGESHASAEGEFDSSDIVMKRYVEFERERRWRAGIESRDAPSDAGGMSTMGSYTDEKPQPTLPDDRVARGRLDSVPLLELPAPLGTDSRQRPGPSSPPGAMGASSGSRSPPLSPSGQTNPWASTSGVGPVVPSSPPPLGAQSSNSDASAMARQHLFGSMRAGAPRPPALVRPPGTLSPPSRPMATAPPGPVSPPSFRGKVSSPPPMYTGTGPGSPPVRPLSSGPNPWASVASTAAGSRPPLPGFHGSSTAQSQQTPAVRAPSTVAQAPKDVRRVSLVDDGPVAQADGGMRQVVRGARRQTSVNNGGAASPASPSLNASNPFQLPK from the coding sequence ATGTCTTTTCCCACCGATTCTATGCAACCTACGGGCAACGTAAACCGGAAACCATCGGTCACATTTCAAGAACAAAATCGCCCCTCTCGTCCTACCTCCCATGAAGACCTTCGTGGAAATAAGGGACAACATTTTGGTTTTTCGCGGCATCATAGCTCGGATAACTTATCCCAAGATGTTGAGTCAGGAAGAAGTGGCATGGCTCGCAAGAAGTCTCTTGTTCGACCggagcgtgagcgcatTGACCCCAATCACCGCCAATGGTACTATCGTAATCATGCTGCACAAATGGACCAGAATCGAAACTCTAATGTTGTGTATATGCCTTCTTCGACTGGTTTCTTACCTCAGCATGGAGCTCTGCCCTCCGGATCAGGTATGGCAGGCTTCATGGGACCTGGTGGTGGTGTGAGTGGATACGGTGTGACAGGTTCCAAGGCTCCGCCGCCAATGAACTTTCATCGTGGTACTTCACTTCGTCGGGGCAAGTCTATTCTTGGACAGAATGACGACAAGGTGGAAAGTGGTATCCACTTCCTTCGTCGTGGCGTGAGTATGCGCCGCGTTCCTCCTGGCAACCCAGACTTAGCTAATGACAACGATGACAAGCAACCTGAAACCAAGGCAGGCTCATTCGACTGGATTGCCCCAGGTCCTGTTGGCCCATGGATGATATATTGTTGGTTTATTACATGCTGTATCACAAGCTCCTGTTTGAACATGGTAGGTATCAAAACGcctgagcagcagcgagcaTGGCGAGAAAAAATGGGTCTTATGGTGATTATCTTGTGCCTCATGGCTATTGTCGGTTATATTACTTTTGGTTTTACCGAGACAGTGTGTGGTATTCAGAACCGTTACCTGCTAGATGAAGTGTTCAAGAACAAGACGCATTCATCCTCTGCTCTGGTTGGTGGCAAGACCTTGAGTTTGGATGACTGGACGCACAAGCCTTTTCCTGGTGACGACAATCCAAAGTATATCAATCTAACCACAAATCCTATTGCCTACACATATCTATATGGTGCTGATCATGGCGCAAATCTCAATTTGCTTTTTCAAAAGACCGGTGATGCTTGCGAAGGTATCTTGGAACCTGTACCCAACCAAAACCCTCCGCGCTATTTCAAATGTGCTATTCTTCGTCGACGATTTCCGTCTGGTTCACGCATTTTCGAAGATCCGGGTGCATGTCATACGGTCGAAACGCGATCCAAAATAATGAGCAACAGCACCGATATACCTGTCCATGGAACCGCCTTTGTGAGCTGGGATCAGTTAAAGGATTATGACAATTATCTTTTCTACCGCAGCGCCGTCATCGATTTGAATATTTTGGAATATTCGGATGCAAAGTTGACTCCGTTTATGCAAGAGCTAAAGAACAACGACACGAAGAAAGAGTGGACAAAGATGGATGTGACTGCTAAAGCTATGCGACGTGGCCTTACCAAGGAACTGGACTGCTTGAAACAGCTTGGTAGTATTGCCAGTTTAGACGTGGATTCTTACGGTTGTATTGCCTCTAAAGTCGAATTGGTCGTGTCCATGATTGTCATTGTGGGTGTTGTCGGTATCAAATTCTTGTTCGCTCTGTTCTTTGCTTGGTGTCTGTCATGGCGTATTGGCAATTATGACAAAGAGTCCTATGCTCAGCGCATGAAGCGTATGAATGATATGGAGGATTGGTCAGAAGATATCTACCggccagcgcctgcaggTTATCGACCGAATGTGAAGAAGCCGTTTCTTCCTACAACAAGTCGATTCAACCAAATGTACCAAAAGCCACAAGCGAGGCCGACTACTATGGAGCGAAAGATCGCCGCAGCTCGCATGGGCACTAATTCTGTGGTCGGTTCACCTCCTCATTCGCCCATGCTGGCGACCGCGCGTAGCTCGACATCTATCACGCAACCCATGTTGCCTTCTTCGCAGTCGATCCACTCATCGAATTCAGGCTCAGAGTCGCCTTGGGGTCCATGCCCATTCCCTCTGTGGAATGTTGTGCCGCAACCACCTGCATCTTATCAGCCTTTTAACTTCCCACTCGTGCACACGATTTGTCTTGTCACTGCTTATTCGGAATCGATTGAGGGTCTCCGTACTACGCTGGACAGTCTGTCTACGACGAACTATCCGAACAGTCACAAGTTACTGCTTGTCATTGCTGACGGTATTGTCAAGGGTGCAGACTCGGATGTCTCTACACCAGATATTTGTTTGTCGATGATGAAAGACTTGGTGGTGCCACCGGAAGAAGTGGAAGGTTATTCATATGTGGCCATCGCCGATGGCTCCAAGCGACACAATATGGCCAAAGTATATGCCGGTTTCTACGACTATGACGATCAGACCGTGGAACGCTCGAAACAACAGCGTGTACCAATGATCTTGATTGCCAAGTGTGGCAGTATGCTTGAACTTGACAGCGCAAAACCCGGGAATCGTGGTAAGCGTGACTCACAGGTGGTTTTGATGGCATTCATGCAAAAGGTGCTTttcgacgagcgcatgaCGCAGTTCGAGTACGAGTTCTTCAACGCAATTTGGCGGGTAACGGGTATAACGCCAGAAAACTATGAAATTGTTCTCATGGTGGATGCAGACACCAAGGTGTTCCCTGACTCGCTGACGCGCATGGTAGCGTCCATGGTTCAAGACCCGGAAATTATGGGATTGTGTGGCGAGACCAAGATTGCAAACAAGGCGCAAACTTGGGTAACAATGATTCAGGTATTTGAGTACTACATCTCGCATCACCAAACCAAGGGCTTCGAGTCTTGTTTCGGTGTCGTGACGTGTTTGCCAGGTTGCTTCAGTGCGTACCGTATCAAAGCGCCGAAGGGTCCCAAGGGATTCTACGTACCGATTCTGGCCAACCCCGATATTGTGGAGCACTATTCAGAGAATGTGGTGGATACGCTTCATAAGAAAAACCTGCTTTTGCTTGGTGAAGATCGATACCTCACGACGCTCATGTTGAAGACGTTCCCGAAGCGTAAGCTGATGTTTGTCCCATCTGCTGTATGCAAGACGGTCGTGCCGGATGCATTCCGTGTGCTGCGCTcacagcgtcgtcgctggATTAACTCGACGGTCCACAACCTGTTTGAACTGATTCAAGTGAATGGTCTGTGTGGTACTTTCTGTTTCTCGATGAGATTTGTTGTGTTCATGGACACTGTAGGTACCCTTGTCTTGCCTGCTGCTATTGCATTCACGGTTTACGTCGTCATTACCGCTATTCTCACGCCGATTCAAAACCAGGGTAAGGACTCTGGTGAAAAGAAGGAGTTCCCCACGCTTCCTCTGGTTCTACTTGCTCTGATTTTGGGTCTGCCGGGTGTTCTCATCGTCGTAACGAGTCGAAGGTTTATGTATGTGATTTGGATGCTTATCTATCTTATTTCACTGCCCATTTGGAATCTGGTCTTGCCTACGTACGCTTACTGGCACATGGACGATTTCTCATGGGGTGCCACTCGTGTCGTTCAAGGTGAAAAGAAGGGCGAATCGCATGCCTCGGCTGAAGGCGAGTTTGACTCATCCGATATTGTGATGAAACGTTACGTTGAGtttgagcgcgagcgtcgctggcgcgctGGTATTGAGTCGCGCGACGCACCAAGCGATGCTGGTGGTATGAGCACGATGGGATCATACACGGACGAAAAGCCGCAGCCCACCCTGCCGGATGATCGCGTTGCTCGTGGCCGCCTTGACTCGGTGCCGCTCTTGGAGCTTCCAGCACCATTAGGCACGGATTCTCGTCAGCGTCCTGGTCCATCCTCACCTCCAGGCGCTATGGGAGCTTCTAGTGGGTCACGGTCTCCACCGCTATCGCCTTCAGGACAGACAAACCCTTGGGCCTCTACCAGTGGGGTGGGTCCTGTGGTCCCATCTTCGCCTCCTCCCCTTGGCGCACAATCATCCAACTCAGACGCATCTGCCATGGCGCGTCAGCATTTGTTTGGTTCTATGAGAGCTGGTGCACCCCGCCCCCCTGCGCTAGTGCGACCGCCTGGCACCCTGTCTCCTCCATCGCGCCCAATGGCTACGGCGCCCCCTGGGCCTGTATCGCCACCTTCCTTCCGCGGCAAGGTGTCTTCTCCACCGCCTATGTACACGGGTACTGGCCCTGGATCCCCGCCTGTCCGGCCTCTCTCAAGCGGTCCAAATCCATGGGCATCAGTGGCGTCGACAGCCGCTGGGTCCAGACCGCCTTTGCCAGGATTCCACGGCTCGTCGACCGCACAGTCGCAGCAAACGCCGGCTGTCCGCGCTCCATCTACAGTCGCTCAGGCACCGAAAGATGTGCGTCGTGTGAGTCTTGTGGATGATGGTCCtgtggcgcaggccgaTGGTGGCATGCGCCAAGTTGTCCGTGGAGCTCGCCGCCAAACCTCAGTGAACAATGGCGGAGCGGCCTCTCCTGCCTCGCCTTCTCTCAACGCAAGCAATCCCTTCCAGCTTCCTAAATGA